The nucleotide window GATGGCCATCAACACCATACGGCGTGAGCTTTGCAGCAGAGATCCGTGGAAGGTGTTCCACGATCAGGATCCCAGTCTGCCAGTGGTGGTTGAGGAAGAGAAAATTCTCGAGATGATGCACGACGCAATTGAGACCGCGAATTCCACCATTCACACGGCGGCTGAGCAGGGGGATGGTACGCAGATTGGCATGGGCTGCACCTGTGAAGTCGGTTTCCTCATGCAGGGTAGGCTGTACATGGGGCATGTGGGTGACAGTCGAACATACCTCTATCGCGAGGGCGCCATCCGTCAACTGACGCAGGATCAGACACTGGTCAATCGCCTAGTTTCGATGGGTGTTATCAATCAGGAAGAAGCAATCAATCATCCGCGTCGACATGAACTCGATCAGGCCTTGGGTTCATCACATCCGGTGCAGATACAACTCATCAGTGAGCCGTTGGAGGTAGGCGATGCCCTCATTTTCTGTTCGGATGGCTTGACAACGCATGTCAATGATCGTTCCATCAGCGAAGTGCTGCGTAACACAGCATCGGCAGAAGCAGCAGCACGACGACTGGTCAACCTCGCCAATGCCCTGGGTGGCAGTGATAACGTGACGGTGGTAGTAGTGCGGGTGGCGTAAAGTGTTATGCATCGCCTGGTAATACATGAATCATGTAAGCAACTGTATTCCTTGACAATTCTTGGCATCAAGATGGTTAATTTGAATGTGAACCGCCAGGAAGCTCAGTTGCTGCATGGAATCATTCCTGCAGTTCGAACAACCCATGACTCCCAACAGTGTTCAGCTACACTAACTGGGTTGGAAACATGGGAAAACATATGTCGTATATAGCTAACAACCATCCTGGAGCCCTTTTGCGCCAGGCCTGGCAACAGGGCACCGTTCAAATCCCCGGTGTTTACAATCCGCTGGTGGCACGATTGGCTGAACAAGCCGGATTTCAGGCGATCTATCTATCGGGTGCAGCCCTCTCGGCATCGATGGGGTTGCCTGATGTGGGGCTGGTGACTCTTTCAGAGTTTGTCGATTTCGCACGTGGTATCACCACAGCCTGCTCGTTGCCACTCATCTCTGATGCTGATACCGGCTTTGGTGAAGCGCTGAATGTTGAACGAACGGTACAGCAGTTTGAGGCAGCGGGGGTGGCAGGCATTCATCTGGAAGACCAGGTGATGCCTAAACGCTGCGGACATTTATCAGGCAAGAAACTCGTTAGCCTCGAAGAAATGGCAGCGAAGGTACGTGCAGCAGCAGGCAGTCGACGAAATCGAGATTTTGTGATTATCGCCCGCACGGATGCCCGTGGCGTGACTGATATGAAAGACGCCATTCAGCGGGCCATAGCTTACCGGGAAGCTGGTGCCGATGTCATTTTTGTGGAAGCGTTGAAATCGGAAGCAGAGTTTGCAGAGTTTGCCAAGGAAGTACCCGGGCCACTGCTGGCGAACATGACCGAATTTGGTCAGACGCCTCTGATGGAATTGAGCACTCTATCCAGGCTTGGCTATCAATTGGTAATCTACCCGGTGACACTATTGCGGCTGGCATTGCAAAGCACCCGGGTGGCACTGCAAGCCATCAAGCAGGAAGGAACACAGAAAAACCTGATTTCCCAAATGCTCACTCGGCAAGAGCTGTACGATCTGCTAGGCTACACGGGGTATGAAGCACGGGATCGTGCGTATTTTGGAAAGTAGCTACTAGCTATCAGCTGTTAGCTGTCATCTTTGTATGCTATTGATGAATGATGTTGGTTTTGATTGAACATGGTTCGGATGAATGAGAATTGATCATTCGCTGATAGCTGATAGCTGACAGCGAAGAGCTTTGAAAGGATACTCTCCATGAGTGCAACAACCAACCCTGCGAAGGAAACCTATTCACCAGGTCTGGAAGGGGTGATTGCAGGTGAATCAGCTATTTCTACCGTGACCGGTGGCTTGCGTTATCGAGGCTATCCCATTACGGAACTGGCGGATCATTGTTCCTTCGAAGAGGTGGGCTATCTCCTGCTTTACGGCGAGCTGCCGAAAAAGTCAGAGCTGGCTGCATTTCATGCCCGCATTGCCGAGGCCAGACAACTGCCCGATGCCCTGATCAGCCTGTTCAAGGCGATGCCGAAAAATGTTCCTGCGATGGATGCCTGCCGTACTGCCATCAGTGTGCTGGCACATTATGACCCGGAAGTGAATGACAATTCAACTGCTGCTAATCGCCGCAAGGCAGAACGTCTCATGGGGTCGATTCCGCTCGCGGTGGCGGCACATCATCGTATTGTCAATGGACAGGAACCGCTGCAGGCACAGGATGGCTTGCCAATAGCCTCCGAGTTTCTGCGTTTGCTTACTGGCAAGGTGCCCAGCCATGAAGACACCAAGGCATTTGATGTTTCGCTGATTCTCTACGCTGAGCATGAGTATAATGCTTCGACATTTACGTGCCGGGTGGTCTGTTCCACCATGTCCGATCTGCATTCAGCCATCGTTGCGGGGGTTGGTGCACTGAAGGGGCCGCTTCATGGTGGAGCGAATGAAAAAGTGATGGACATTCTGCTGGCTACCGGCGGCCCGGAGAATGCGGAGAAGTGGACCTACGATGCCCTGGCACGCAAGGAACGGATCATGGGTTTTGGCCATCGGGTTTATAAGACGGGCGATGTGCGGGCAGCGTATCTGAAGAAATATGCCCAGGAAGCAGCCAAGCGGGCAGGCACCGAGAAGTGGGAAGAAACTGCCGAGATCATGGAAACGATCATGGCGAAAGAGAAGAACATGTTCCCTAATCTCGATTGGCCCGCTGGCCGCTTGTATCACGCCATGAACCTGGCAGTGCCACTCTACACGCCGATATTCGTCATGAGCCGTACCACCGGCTGGAGCGCACACTTCATTGAGCAGGCTGAGAACAATCGCCTGATTCGGCCACGTGGCTTGTACACCGGGCCGGATGTTCGCAAGGTGGTGGCGCTGGATCAGCGGGGGTAGGCAGGAAAATTCGTTTCTGCAGGATGCAATATGCTTCAACCTACGGTAAATCTGGTTGGCTTGCAGCCATTGCAGACGATATTGCTTTCCTGGTGGCAGGCACGTTTTCCCCAAGGCCCCACTGCCTGCCAGAAACTGGCCTGGCCTGCAATCTTCAATGGTCAGAACCTGTTGCTCACTGCGCCCACAGGCACAGGTAAAACCCTGGCCGCGTTGATTCCCATTTATCAGGAACTTATCAATCGACCGCATCGCGATAATCGCGGCATTGCCTGCCTGTATATTGCTCCACTTAAAGCATTGAGCAACGATTTGCATGTTCGGCTACAGGATGATGCTGAAACACTGGCTCGATATGGCACTCTTCGCATGACTGTCGGCCTGCGTACCGGAGATGTCAGCACCGCTGCTCGTCGCCAACTGCTCGATGATCCGCCTGATATCCTCCTCACCACGCCGGAGAGCCTGTCGCTGATGCTGGTACATCCGGAATCTGCCAGGGTGCTGCAGGATGTTCGCTGGGTGATTGTAGATGAAGTACATGCTTTGGCGTGCAACAAGCGAGGTTCAGATTTATCCATTTCACTCGAACGGCTTGATCATCTGACTGCCAAACCAGCTCAGCGCATTGGTTTGTCAGCAACCTGTCATCCGCTCCAGAAAGTAGCGCGCTGGCTGGGTGGTTCAAAGCACGAGGTGGTGATTCGCAGTGTTCAAGATCAGATTCGCTGGCGACTCGATATCGTTGACTTAACCCAGGCTATGCTGGAACAGTCGTTCCTCCCTTCGCTGCAGCAGCGGTTGCAGCATCTGATTGAAAAACATCGAACCGTGCTGGTTTTTACCAATGTCCGCAGCCTGGCGGAACGCCTTGGCTGGTCGCTGAAAAGACGGCTGCCTCACTTGGCCGAACAGATCGGCGTACATCACGGATCGATTGCTCGCCAGGAGCGGCATGAAGTTGAACGGAAGCTGCAACGTGGTGAATTGCGGGTTGTGCTCAGCAGCACCAGTCTGGAACTAGGAATTGACATCGGCTGCATCGATCATGTGGCATTCGTCCATGCACCCGGTGGCGCGGGCCGGTTGCTGCAACGCGTGGGGCGAGGCAATCATCGACCGGGATGCATCAAAACGGGCACACTTTTCGTCGGATCAGCCATCGAACTGCTGGAAGCGGTTGCCACCCGGGCAGCGGCAGAAGATGGTTTCCTCGAACCTCTACACATTCCAGCCGTGCCTTTGGATGTACTGTGCCAGCAACTGGTGGCGATGGCGGTGGTCAAGGACTATTCTGTCAGGCAGGCTTATGATCTGATCAGACGAGCTGCATGCTTTGAGCATCTGGAACTCATCGATTTTGTCCGCTGCCTGGAATATCTTTCCGGTGGCAACGCCCAGTTGAATATTCCGCCTCGCATCAGAATCAGGGATCATCGCCTGCTGGCTGGCTCTGGCATCATCCCCAGGCTGTACCGCACCAATGCAGGCACCATCAACGATGAGCCACATCGGCAGGTGTACTTGGAACAGCCCAAAAGCGATGAGCCGGCACGTTCACTTGGTTCGGTGCCGAACCACTTTGCAGACCGTCTGCTGGCGGGAGATCGGTTTTTGCTAAGCGGTAAGGTGTATGAGCTTTGTCGTCACGAACGGACCAGCGTGGTGGTGAAGGAGAGCGGTGGCCTGCCTGCGTTTACTCGCTGGCAGGGGGGGATTATGAACATGCCTCCGATTCTCGCGGAACGGTTCTGGACGTTGCGGGCCAGAATAGGCGATGCATTGATTGATTCCCCCGAACATGCCCGGCAGATTCTGCAGGAAGAATATCAGTTACCCGATGATGTGACAGAGCCGCTTATCGAGTGGATGAATAAACAAATTCAAGTCAGTGAAGTGCCTGATTCCGGTTTGCTGGTGGAAGCAGCGGCATCACCTGATGGTGAGCATGTGTCGTACAGTTTTCATGTGCCCTTGCCCGCTGCAGCTTGCGAAGGACTTGCCAGGGTGTTGAGTTGGCGAATCTGTGCGGGAACGCAGTATCCGATGGAGCCTGGCCCGCTTGGGTTCCTAATGACGCTGCCTGCTGATGTTGAAATTACACCTGGTCGATTGCGTATCTTGCTGTCGCCTGAAGGATATGACATTGATCTGCAGCGGGTATTGGCAGGCAGTCCGGTGCTTGCCCGGCGATTCATAGAAACAGCACACAACGGTTTGATGCTTTTGCGTAAGCCGTTGCGAGGCAAGCATCGCCGGGTCGGCGGTACTTCATGGGCAGGCGATAAACTGATGAACTGGCTGCGTTTCGCCAACCACGACTTCCCACTACTTCACCAGGCGCAACGGGAAGCAGCGGAAGATTATTTTCAGTCAGAAGCGACGCAGGCTTTCCTGGAACGGTTGCAACTGGATGAGATTCGGTTACGATGGTTGTCGGAGCCTTCGCCCTTTGCAGCAGAGTGGTGGCCGCAAAGCAGTGTAGCTCCAAAGAACTCGGTGAGCAGCCTGGACCAGATGCTGCTTGCACTGGGAACCACACAGCAGGAGGCAAATCATGTGGTATCAGGATGATTGGCTCTTTACCGCTGAACGGGTTATTATTCATCAGCCTACTTCCACTGCGGTGCTGGCTGATATGCACTTGGGCTATGTCGCTGCCCGGCGTGGTGATGGCGAAGCGGTGCCCCACTTTGGAGAAACTGAGCGGCTTGACTATCTGGTGCGCATTCTGCAGCACTGGAAGGTAAAGCAGGTAGTGGTGGCAGGCGACTTGGTGGAATCGGCCCGGCATGGCTACGAGGTGGCAAGCAACTGGGTGGCTGAACTGACCAGTCTGCAGATGGCCATACATCTGGTGCCCGGCAACCATGATCAGGGGCTGGGTGACATTGAAGGTCTGCAACTGCATCCTGAAGGTTTCACTTTGGGAGAGTGGATTGTCTTGCACGATGCAGAGCTAGAAGATGAGCGGCGGATTGTTCTGGGACATGTTCATCCGAGCTTGCGCTGTGCTACACTGCCTGGTGAAGCTCCCTGTTATCTCTACACGGAGAATCGTTTGTTGCTTCCTGCCTGGTGCGAGCACGCAGCGGGAGTGAGCGTACTCGGCAAAACGGATTGGCATCAGGCGGAGTGTTACGGCATCGTGGGAACTCAGGTAATTCACTTGGGTCTGGTGGAGAAGCTATCCAAGCAATTACGAAGGCGACCTAGACCCTTTCGTATCGGCTTTGGATTGACTACTTAGAGGCATCGCATGGCAGACTGGCTGACCACTCTGGAGTCGTTTGTCACTTCACCTGAAGGTCGCTGGGCTGTCATTGGGTTAGTGGTCATCCTGGTATTTCTGCTGATACTACAGAAATGTTTGAAGTACTGGAATCGCTCCCAAAGAAACATTGCCGATTCTGCCTTGCTGGAAGACCTGGCAACTTATGCACCAGCTCCTCCAATGCCAGCAGATGCCAAGCCATTGGTCCTCTATGGTTTGCCGGTCCGAATCAGGTTGATGGTATTTGGGCCATTGGGGCATGAGGCAGGAACCATAGAGCCTGATGAGGTGGCATCCATCGTTGATCGAATTGTTCCTGGCATGTATGCCAGAGTGATGCAGGATGCTACCCGCATTCGATTGTGGCCGACACAGCTAAGTTATTCGGGGTTTATCGCGTCCTTTCGCAGACTGTCACAATTGCCTTTCGATGCAAATCGCCAGCAGCGCTGGGTGCTGGTGATGGGGAAAGTAATTCGCAACGGCGCACCCATTGCAGTGGGCTTGGCGTTACAATCGACTGAGCCGCACACACTGGGGCCAGTCATGCTGCAGCATGCACACCAGTGGATGGAAGTGATGCGGTTTGGATCCTGATCATACCACAGTGAGTGTGCGCCCTCGTGCAGAATAATAAAGAGCCTGGTAGCGTTTCCAGTCGATAAGTTTTGTCGTTTTCCAGTGTGCCAATGGATAGCCTGCGTTGCCGTTGAGCTGCAACAGGTTTCCCAGTGCAGTCAACCGCTCTTCTTCGTCAATCATGTCTTCTTCCTTCAGCAGTTCACCTGCTTCATCGAGTTGCTTCGCATCGAAAGCCTGCCACCAGCCGGCGTGTAACATTTTCTGCAGTTGCTCTATTGTGACATTGCGTGGCAGGAGCGGTGTAAATGCCTTGGGCTGATGACGCTGATTCAGCACGTCTTTATCATCGAGACGATGATCTGCCAGGTGCTGCGGGTTGCTGCAGTAACCATCGCGAGGCGTGCCACGGTAATCGAGGTTGTAAAAGAGCACATCGCCATCATGAAGGAGCAAGGCCAGGGAGTGGGTCTGCAACTGCTGGCTCAAGCGATTGGCCACATCTGCCAGGAAGGGAGTATCTTCTCGATCAGCAAAGGGTTGAATGAGCGTTGTCCAGTTGCCTTGCCTCGGGCCTAGCAGATAGCAGAGGTAACCAACGCCTTTATCTAAGTGAGATAGCATCACTCCGGGGCCATCAGGTGGTATGGGGTCGGAGTGGGTGTACTTGAATTTCCATTCAGCCAGCACTGTCGAAAGTGCCTTGGCTGCGGCTTTCTGTTCCACGCGATGTAGATGGATGAGCGCAACGCTGGACATGGTTACCCGACTTCTGATGAAAGAGCAGCATGATAGAGTGCCGGTACCGTTAACCGATGATCCCCCTGAATGTAATAGCTTTCGCCACCATCAGCGACTGTGCGAACCAGAATGGTTTTCCAGGGCCGATAATAATAACGGGGGTCAGTCTTGGGTGCTTCGTGCGTCAAATCACCATCGAGCGGTATCAGATCGAACGCTGCAGTAGTGAAATGGCAAATCTGTCTGCCTAGCTGGTGGGCAAGATTGCGAGCCATCGTCAGCGCTTTCAGATAGACTTCCGGACCCATGACAGCGGTTCCGAAGTTCAACATGATGCCACCTTCGAGCGACTGGCATGCATGAGCAAAGGTAAGGAAATCGCGATAGCTGGTGGCACCCAGGGCTGCGCCATCGCAATTGGGGTGTTCGTGGATGATGTCATACCCCACGCCTACGTGAACCGTCACTGGGACGTTTAACCGCGCTGCTGCGGCGAGCACGCTGATATCCTTATGGGGAAAATTACCTTCGAGAATAGTGCGTCCGATTGCCTCGCCGAGCCCCAGACCCTGTTGATGGCCCATGACGATGGCATCATTGATGCGGCCAGTTTCTGACCAGAGTCCAAATTCGCCGGTTCGCACATACTTGGCCACGCTTTCGGTGGTTGCACCAATTAATGCAAATTCCCAGTCATGAATCGGCCCGGCGCCGTTCATAGCGATGTGTGTAATCAGCTTTTGTTCCATCAAGTCAATGAGGTAGCGGCTCACGCCAGCTCGGAGCACATGGGCGCCCATCATCAGAATGGAGGATGCGCCTCTGGCCTTGGCCTGCCGCATGCGCTCGCCCAGTTTGGGCAACGCATCATGCTGAAAGCTGCTGCGGGGATGAAACAGTGGCAGAATCTGCGACAGGTTCAGGTCGTGCTGACGCTGAGCCAGTGGCTGTATCTTTAGCTGTGAACGGTCAAGAATGGGATAAGGCATAATGCTATGAACTTCAGGAAACCTGTATGACCACTTTGCCAGTCAGCGTGCCGGCGCCATGGAGTGTATTTTCTTCGAGCAACTGATGGGCTGCTGCGGTTTGATCGAGCGGAAACGTTTTGCCGATGCAGGCTTTCAGCTTGCCGGTTTTCATCCATTGGTTCATCTCGGTAGCGCAGACACGCTGTTCATCGGGAGTAGCGTTGAACATGGCGAAGCCTCGGATGCTGAGATCACGCACGTAAAAGATGCCGAAGGGCAGGGCAGGGCGGGCAGCCCGGCCAGCGATGACGACAACTCTGCCCCGTATTTTCATGAGCGGCAATATCATTTCAAAGTTGGGATCACGCTGCGTTTCATACCAGAGATCAACGCCCTGGTTGTTGGTGAAATCCTTGATAGCCTTGGCAAGGTCATCCGTCTTGTAGTTCAAAACCAGGTCAGCTCCCCACGATTTGCACAGTTCCATCTTGGCCGAGTTTCCCGTGGTGGTGATAACTTTGCTGCCATGTGCCTTGGCCATCTGAATGACCATGGATCCAACGCCGCCGGTGCCACCATGAACAAATACCGTTTCGCCAGGTTGCAGTTGACCGGTGCGGAAAAGGCCCAGATGAGCAGTGATGCCTGTCAGGGCACAGGCTGCAGCATCGGCAGGCGAAACTGTTTCGGGCAATGGATAGGCCCAGTCTTCATTGAGAGATGCCAGTTCCGCAGCGGTTCCCTGGCGACCCATCATGCCCTGATTGCTGCCCCAGACTTTGTCCCCGATGCGAAAGCGGGTTACCTTGCTGCCAACCGCTTTCACTGTTCCTGCGAAATCGGCGTGGGGAATAAACGGGTTGGGCAGCGTGGCGTTGATGGTGCCTGCCCGGATGTACAAATCTATCGGGTTCAATGCGGAATGACTGATCTGTACGAGAATATCGTTAGGTTGCACCAGCGGTTCTGGCAGATCACTGATCTTGATGACCTCGGGCGGGCCAGTATGGGTATAAGCTGCAGCACGCATGTAGGTATCCAGTTGGCGAAGATAAATCTGTCGTATCTCTACATCTTATCAAGCTGGAGCTTAACAGCAGGGGATGCACTTGCTATCAATGGAGTAACCGAATGGACTCATGCCAATGACGGAACCAGACATCCAGCCAATTTCAGTAGAACCATCGGCGTCTGGTGAAGCCAATGCATCAGAACCAAACCATGCCGTGGTAAGTGAGCAGTCTCCAGAAACTACTCCTGCAGCTCCAACGGAAATGGCATTGAATACAGCATGGCCTGAGACCAGTCCTCGCCTGCGCCCTGATATATCGACTTCGCCCAGGAAATTGCCCGCCTCTCTTTGGCTGCTGGCGTTGCTGATACCCTATGCTGTCGTAGCCACCATTGCCGTGGTTTACTTACTGCAACAGCAGCAGCGCAGCCGCACGCCACATATTCTCGAAAGCATTCCCGATCAGGGGTTGTATGAAGACTTTTTTGAAGGCAGACAACGAGTGGTGATGCCGCCACTCAAGCAGGCGAAAGATGTGACGGGTAATCAGAAGGTCATTTCGCCGACGGAATCTCTTG belongs to Planctomycetia bacterium and includes:
- the prpB gene encoding methylisocitrate lyase produces the protein MSYIANNHPGALLRQAWQQGTVQIPGVYNPLVARLAEQAGFQAIYLSGAALSASMGLPDVGLVTLSEFVDFARGITTACSLPLISDADTGFGEALNVERTVQQFEAAGVAGIHLEDQVMPKRCGHLSGKKLVSLEEMAAKVRAAAGSRRNRDFVIIARTDARGVTDMKDAIQRAIAYREAGADVIFVEALKSEAEFAEFAKEVPGPLLANMTEFGQTPLMELSTLSRLGYQLVIYPVTLLRLALQSTRVALQAIKQEGTQKNLISQMLTRQELYDLLGYTGYEARDRAYFGK
- a CDS encoding citrate synthase (catalyzes the formation of citrate from acetyl-CoA and oxaloacetate) produces the protein MSATTNPAKETYSPGLEGVIAGESAISTVTGGLRYRGYPITELADHCSFEEVGYLLLYGELPKKSELAAFHARIAEARQLPDALISLFKAMPKNVPAMDACRTAISVLAHYDPEVNDNSTAANRRKAERLMGSIPLAVAAHHRIVNGQEPLQAQDGLPIASEFLRLLTGKVPSHEDTKAFDVSLILYAEHEYNASTFTCRVVCSTMSDLHSAIVAGVGALKGPLHGGANEKVMDILLATGGPENAEKWTYDALARKERIMGFGHRVYKTGDVRAAYLKKYAQEAAKRAGTEKWEETAEIMETIMAKEKNMFPNLDWPAGRLYHAMNLAVPLYTPIFVMSRTTGWSAHFIEQAENNRLIRPRGLYTGPDVRKVVALDQRG
- a CDS encoding DEAD/DEAH box helicase, coding for MLQPTVNLVGLQPLQTILLSWWQARFPQGPTACQKLAWPAIFNGQNLLLTAPTGTGKTLAALIPIYQELINRPHRDNRGIACLYIAPLKALSNDLHVRLQDDAETLARYGTLRMTVGLRTGDVSTAARRQLLDDPPDILLTTPESLSLMLVHPESARVLQDVRWVIVDEVHALACNKRGSDLSISLERLDHLTAKPAQRIGLSATCHPLQKVARWLGGSKHEVVIRSVQDQIRWRLDIVDLTQAMLEQSFLPSLQQRLQHLIEKHRTVLVFTNVRSLAERLGWSLKRRLPHLAEQIGVHHGSIARQERHEVERKLQRGELRVVLSSTSLELGIDIGCIDHVAFVHAPGGAGRLLQRVGRGNHRPGCIKTGTLFVGSAIELLEAVATRAAAEDGFLEPLHIPAVPLDVLCQQLVAMAVVKDYSVRQAYDLIRRAACFEHLELIDFVRCLEYLSGGNAQLNIPPRIRIRDHRLLAGSGIIPRLYRTNAGTINDEPHRQVYLEQPKSDEPARSLGSVPNHFADRLLAGDRFLLSGKVYELCRHERTSVVVKESGGLPAFTRWQGGIMNMPPILAERFWTLRARIGDALIDSPEHARQILQEEYQLPDDVTEPLIEWMNKQIQVSEVPDSGLLVEAAASPDGEHVSYSFHVPLPAAACEGLARVLSWRICAGTQYPMEPGPLGFLMTLPADVEITPGRLRILLSPEGYDIDLQRVLAGSPVLARRFIETAHNGLMLLRKPLRGKHRRVGGTSWAGDKLMNWLRFANHDFPLLHQAQREAAEDYFQSEATQAFLERLQLDEIRLRWLSEPSPFAAEWWPQSSVAPKNSVSSLDQMLLALGTTQQEANHVVSG
- a CDS encoding metallophosphoesterase, whose amino-acid sequence is MWYQDDWLFTAERVIIHQPTSTAVLADMHLGYVAARRGDGEAVPHFGETERLDYLVRILQHWKVKQVVVAGDLVESARHGYEVASNWVAELTSLQMAIHLVPGNHDQGLGDIEGLQLHPEGFTLGEWIVLHDAELEDERRIVLGHVHPSLRCATLPGEAPCYLYTENRLLLPAWCEHAAGVSVLGKTDWHQAECYGIVGTQVIHLGLVEKLSKQLRRRPRPFRIGFGLTT
- a CDS encoding NADPH:quinone reductase — protein: MRAAAYTHTGPPEVIKISDLPEPLVQPNDILVQISHSALNPIDLYIRAGTINATLPNPFIPHADFAGTVKAVGSKVTRFRIGDKVWGSNQGMMGRQGTAAELASLNEDWAYPLPETVSPADAAACALTGITAHLGLFRTGQLQPGETVFVHGGTGGVGSMVIQMAKAHGSKVITTTGNSAKMELCKSWGADLVLNYKTDDLAKAIKDFTNNQGVDLWYETQRDPNFEMILPLMKIRGRVVVIAGRAARPALPFGIFYVRDLSIRGFAMFNATPDEQRVCATEMNQWMKTGKLKACIGKTFPLDQTAAAHQLLEENTLHGAGTLTGKVVIQVS